One genomic segment of Brevibacillus laterosporus LMG 15441 includes these proteins:
- the cobT gene encoding nicotinate-nucleotide--dimethylbenzimidazole phosphoribosyltransferase — protein sequence MSFSDKLSGVIHTIPAIDMVAAEQAKKELKRLTKPVGSLGVLEDIVVQLAGITGQAKPRIGRKDVVVMCGDHGIVDEGVSAFPQEVTQLMMVNFINAGAAVNVLARQVGAEVTVVDIGSKAPEVPENVINKKVKAGTNNFAKGPAMSREEAAQAILVGIETAQELAKKGSNVIALGEMGIGNTTPSAALTSVLLGRPLEEGLVGRGSGINDKSLLIKREAIQRGIEVNKPQADDALDVLAKVGGLEIAGMAGVTLGAALSRIPVLLDGVIASAAALVAARLQPAIIPYLMATHLSVEPAHQYILEDLGIRPSLHLNMRLGEGTGATLFMPMMDSACRVLQEMATFSDLGLPDSE from the coding sequence CTAAAACGTTTGACTAAACCTGTTGGAAGTCTAGGTGTTTTAGAAGATATAGTTGTTCAGTTAGCAGGTATTACAGGACAAGCTAAACCGCGTATCGGGCGTAAGGATGTCGTGGTCATGTGTGGTGATCATGGTATTGTGGACGAGGGTGTAAGCGCATTCCCTCAGGAAGTAACTCAACTCATGATGGTTAACTTCATCAATGCTGGAGCAGCAGTAAACGTGTTAGCTAGACAAGTGGGTGCCGAGGTAACAGTAGTTGACATTGGCTCTAAAGCACCCGAAGTACCTGAGAATGTAATCAATAAGAAAGTGAAAGCAGGAACAAACAACTTTGCTAAAGGCCCAGCAATGAGTAGAGAAGAAGCTGCACAAGCGATCTTGGTTGGAATTGAAACAGCGCAGGAACTGGCGAAAAAGGGTAGTAATGTCATCGCTCTGGGTGAGATGGGAATCGGAAATACAACGCCTAGCGCGGCGCTTACCAGTGTATTATTAGGCCGTCCGCTGGAAGAAGGTCTGGTAGGACGAGGTTCGGGTATAAATGACAAATCTCTTTTAATCAAACGTGAAGCAATTCAACGCGGGATTGAGGTAAATAAGCCTCAGGCAGACGATGCGTTGGATGTACTTGCTAAGGTAGGTGGCTTAGAGATTGCCGGGATGGCTGGGGTAACGCTTGGTGCTGCTCTTTCTCGCATTCCTGTACTATTAGATGGGGTGATTGCTTCTGCGGCGGCATTGGTAGCTGCACGTCTTCAACCAGCAATTATTCCTTATCTTATGGCCACTCATTTATCAGTGGAACCTGCCCATCAATATATTCTGGAAGACTTAGGAATTCGTCCATCTCTTCACTTAAATATGCGTTTAGGGGAAGGAACTGGAGCTACATTATTTATGCCAATGATGGATTCTGCTTGTCGTGTACTGCAAGAAATGGCTACCTTCTCTGATTTAGGTCTACCTGATTCAGAGTAA
- the cobD gene encoding threonine-phosphate decarboxylase CobD, with product MIERFGHGGDIWTAAESFGLEADRILDYSSNINPFGPPEQLFSILNQALPQVLRYPDPTCRNLRKALASSLGSHIQPENILVGNGAAECLHLAVSALKPRIVGIICPSFSEYEAIAKQADCEIRMLFTTKEQQFLPDVEELCGFVQQVDMLFIGHPNNPTGNFLPRNELLKVAVACEQHNTYLCVDEAFLDFVNHTEEHSLVTDLHKLPHVLLFRSMTKMYAIAGLRLGYVIGQEQVIECLKAKQISWSVNHLAQVAGEFLLQQHDYVLRTQEYVAAQRESLLKSLEALQGVTTFRSETNYLLVHIDSTPSHLLQEEMAKRGILIRNCSMYPGLGEGYIRLAIKTQEENERMVSVFRESLQILSTRR from the coding sequence ATGATAGAGCGTTTTGGACATGGTGGCGACATATGGACGGCTGCAGAATCCTTTGGGCTAGAGGCGGATCGTATTCTTGATTATAGTTCAAATATTAATCCATTTGGACCTCCTGAGCAGCTTTTTTCAATATTGAATCAAGCGCTACCACAGGTCCTTCGATATCCTGATCCTACATGCCGTAATCTTCGCAAAGCGTTAGCAAGTTCGCTTGGATCTCATATACAACCGGAAAATATTTTGGTAGGGAATGGAGCTGCTGAGTGCTTGCACTTGGCGGTTTCTGCTCTCAAGCCACGGATTGTAGGGATTATTTGTCCCTCTTTCTCGGAATATGAAGCGATTGCCAAGCAAGCTGACTGTGAGATTCGCATGTTATTTACAACGAAAGAACAGCAGTTTTTACCTGATGTTGAGGAGCTATGCGGCTTTGTGCAACAGGTGGATATGCTGTTTATTGGACATCCTAACAATCCAACGGGGAATTTTTTACCACGTAACGAATTACTTAAGGTGGCTGTTGCTTGTGAACAACACAATACCTACCTTTGTGTGGACGAAGCATTTCTGGATTTTGTAAATCATACTGAGGAGCATTCTTTAGTAACTGACTTACACAAGCTTCCCCATGTGCTTTTATTTCGCTCTATGACTAAAATGTACGCGATTGCAGGGCTGCGACTCGGTTACGTCATTGGGCAAGAGCAAGTGATCGAATGTCTAAAAGCTAAACAAATCTCGTGGAGTGTGAACCATTTGGCCCAAGTGGCAGGTGAATTCTTACTTCAGCAGCATGATTACGTACTGCGAACACAGGAATATGTTGCTGCGCAAAGAGAGAGCTTGCTAAAATCTCTTGAAGCACTACAGGGGGTTACAACTTTTAGGAGCGAAACCAATTACTTATTAGTTCATATAGACTCTACTCCATCTCATCTTCTTCAGGAAGAGATGGCGAAAAGAGGCATCTTAATTCGAAATTGTAGTATGTATCCAGGTTTAGGTGAAGGATATATACGACTTGCGATAAAAACACAGGAAGAGAATGAACGAATGGTAAGCGTGTTCCGTGAATCCCTACAAATCCTGTCAACTAGGAGATAA
- the cobU gene encoding bifunctional adenosylcobinamide kinase/adenosylcobinamide-phosphate guanylyltransferase — MRIILITGGVRSGKSAFAERLAKQQKQEHGGTLVYLATGQAWDEEMQNRIHLHRERRVNNWETVEEPYELESAVRTMAEADTHEAASESSIVLLDTFSGWIANILMQIPEDQLSKSTIRQACQQEVISCVSAMRSLDRTWIVVSDEVGLGGVALSKLGRAFQDITGFANQIVAQYADEVYLVVAGIPMKIKGSEASDK, encoded by the coding sequence ATGAGGATCATTCTTATTACAGGTGGCGTTCGATCGGGGAAAAGTGCTTTTGCTGAAAGGCTGGCCAAACAACAGAAGCAGGAGCATGGAGGAACCCTCGTGTATCTTGCAACAGGGCAAGCTTGGGATGAAGAGATGCAGAATCGGATTCATTTGCACAGGGAACGAAGAGTGAATAATTGGGAGACGGTGGAAGAGCCGTATGAATTAGAGTCAGCGGTCCGGACCATGGCTGAAGCCGATACGCATGAAGCAGCTTCAGAGTCATCGATTGTTTTATTGGACACATTCTCAGGCTGGATTGCGAACATATTAATGCAAATTCCTGAAGATCAACTAAGTAAGTCTACCATCCGGCAAGCTTGTCAACAAGAAGTCATCTCTTGTGTATCTGCTATGCGCTCCTTAGATCGGACATGGATAGTGGTAAGTGATGAAGTGGGATTAGGTGGGGTAGCGTTATCTAAATTAGGCAGGGCATTTCAGGATATTACTGGTTTTGCGAATCAGATCGTAGCACAATATGCTGATGAAGTATATCTAGTAGTGGCTGGTATCCCGATGAAGATCAAGGGGAGCGAGGCGAGTGACAAATGA
- the cobS gene encoding adenosylcobinamide-GDP ribazoletransferase produces MNAFWSALTFLTRIPVRFQATEQDWYQSVKYYPYVGMVIGIFLAGIAGITQWLFPDILLSLVVIASWVYITGGLHLDGWMDTADGLGSARSRERMLEIMKDSRVGAMGVLACVLLLAVKVVSLYWITTSVPLLSLIYLLIIIPFAARVSLLGCVYFWPYLHKGKGLASGFREHVCMKHIIISIVISCLVAIVLVGYQLAIIFFVLTVVTHYLFNRMIVKQLGGLTGDTYGAQIECIEMVLLLGAVSYLYHGGFVGW; encoded by the coding sequence ATGAATGCGTTTTGGAGCGCCTTAACCTTTCTTACGCGCATTCCGGTACGCTTTCAAGCGACAGAGCAGGATTGGTATCAAAGCGTAAAGTATTATCCTTATGTAGGAATGGTAATAGGAATTTTTTTAGCGGGAATCGCAGGAATTACGCAGTGGCTTTTTCCTGATATTCTCCTTTCACTTGTAGTGATAGCTTCTTGGGTCTATATCACTGGCGGTTTGCATTTAGATGGTTGGATGGATACCGCAGATGGGCTCGGTTCTGCTCGTTCACGTGAACGGATGCTAGAAATCATGAAAGACAGCCGAGTGGGAGCAATGGGAGTCCTTGCTTGTGTTCTTTTATTGGCAGTAAAGGTGGTGTCTCTATACTGGATCACAACTAGCGTACCTTTGCTGTCACTTATTTACTTATTGATTATCATTCCATTTGCAGCTCGTGTTTCTTTGCTTGGATGCGTTTATTTTTGGCCTTATTTGCATAAGGGAAAGGGATTGGCGTCTGGATTTAGAGAGCATGTGTGTATGAAGCACATTATCATTTCAATCGTTATCTCATGTCTTGTCGCTATCGTTTTAGTTGGATACCAATTAGCGATCATTTTTTTCGTACTCACGGTGGTCACGCACTATCTGTTTAACCGAATGATTGTCAAACAGCTGGGCGGCTTAACGGGCGATACCTATGGGGCACAAATTGAATGCATTGAAATGGTATTGCTTCTTGGGGCGGTCAGCTACCTGTATCACGGAGGTTTTGTCGGATGGTAA
- a CDS encoding histidine phosphatase family protein, with protein sequence MVKVIWLRHAVTAENLAKQYIGHYDAPLSNKGVSQAQQVAKFLANQPLTAIFSSDLMRAKETAAIVAEFHPTLPVQTSSDLREVFFGEWEGLTYQEIERMDRERIYQFYDNPWNVAPPGGEKLLELQKRLEQFVNKEISPYCTQTKCYSSGAEERLQKEPILLVVTHGGMLRLVSALLLENDPGRYFDSSIGHGQFLVTCCGEDGEWETCNL encoded by the coding sequence ATGGTAAAAGTTATTTGGTTACGTCATGCTGTAACGGCTGAAAATCTGGCAAAACAATATATTGGACACTATGATGCACCTTTATCGAACAAAGGAGTGTCACAGGCGCAGCAGGTCGCAAAATTCTTAGCGAATCAACCGCTCACAGCTATTTTTTCAAGTGATTTAATGAGAGCAAAGGAAACAGCGGCGATCGTGGCAGAATTTCATCCAACGCTTCCGGTCCAAACCAGTAGTGACTTACGCGAGGTGTTTTTCGGTGAATGGGAAGGCTTGACGTACCAGGAGATCGAGCGAATGGATCGGGAGAGAATTTATCAATTTTATGATAACCCATGGAATGTTGCCCCTCCTGGCGGGGAGAAATTACTCGAATTACAAAAGCGGCTAGAGCAATTCGTAAATAAAGAAATCAGCCCTTATTGTACCCAGACAAAATGTTATTCGAGTGGTGCTGAAGAGAGGCTTCAGAAAGAACCAATTTTATTGGTGGTTACTCATGGTGGAATGCTGCGCTTGGTTTCTGCTCTTTTATTAGAAAATGATCCAGGTCGTTATTTTGATTCGTCCATTGGACATGGGCAATTTCTGGTTACGTGTTGTGGAGAAGACGGAGAGTGGGAAACATGCAATTTATAA
- a CDS encoding adenosylcobinamide amidohydrolase, which produces MQFIKDWYLDVNEKRVLIHYPKGFRACSSAVFGGGISEAKWVLNQYVGKSYLSDNPEEDIRRFVLQNQAIPEQTIGLLTAACVEDVGVSTLKGDEFELCAIVTTGVGNAARAGTVEQRYNAYAAGTINTVVFIDGNLTDGALVNAVITATEAKTIALAEMGISDGEGRGATGTTTDAIVVAATCDQSHYQSVHPYAGTATNLGHAIACAVRDATRMALTHELNRKERRSAE; this is translated from the coding sequence ATGCAATTTATAAAAGATTGGTATTTGGATGTAAACGAGAAACGGGTGCTTATTCACTATCCGAAAGGCTTTCGTGCCTGCTCTAGTGCTGTGTTTGGTGGTGGAATTAGCGAGGCGAAGTGGGTCCTAAACCAGTATGTGGGAAAGAGCTACTTATCAGATAATCCCGAGGAGGATATTAGAAGGTTTGTATTGCAAAATCAAGCCATACCTGAACAAACTATTGGATTGTTGACAGCAGCTTGTGTGGAGGATGTAGGAGTCTCTACGTTAAAGGGAGACGAATTTGAACTTTGTGCAATTGTGACAACCGGTGTCGGCAATGCAGCTAGAGCAGGTACCGTAGAACAGCGCTATAATGCCTATGCAGCAGGTACGATTAATACTGTCGTATTCATTGATGGGAATTTGACAGACGGGGCTCTTGTAAATGCTGTTATTACAGCAACAGAGGCCAAAACGATTGCATTGGCAGAAATGGGAATTAGCGATGGAGAGGGCAGGGGTGCGACAGGAACCACCACAGATGCTATTGTAGTAGCGGCTACATGTGACCAATCACATTATCAGTCCGTCCATCCCTATGCTGGAACTGCTACGAACTTGGGCCATGCAATCGCATGTGCAGTAAGGGATGCAACTCGCATGGCGCTTACCCATGAGCTAAATCGAAAAGAGCGTAGGAGTGCAGAATAA
- the cbiB gene encoding adenosylcobinamide-phosphate synthase CbiB yields MEIMLGTSLLCAYLLDLIIGDPRWIPHPVIGMGKVISWLDRRIRPVYHSLVNRGRSAFLSGRLLGLLFPVIVVGLAFFVPYYLLKGLASIHPWLSYIAEVVLIATTIATKGLAQAGQKIYAALQKGDLGEARFQLSMVVGRDTEQLDEKEISRGTVETVAENIVDAVTSPLFFAMLGGAPLAMAYRAVNTLDSMVGYKNEKYLHLGWASARLDDICNYIPARITFIFLILAAFLLGKDWKDAWKTGIRDASKHPSPNSGWSEAAVAGALHIQLGGTNTYQGVVSHRALMGTPKVELQAKHIKQTIQILYATTFCYALCAFILRGLLLY; encoded by the coding sequence ATGGAAATAATGCTAGGAACTAGCTTGTTATGTGCCTATCTATTAGATCTCATTATTGGTGATCCACGTTGGATTCCACACCCCGTGATTGGCATGGGAAAAGTGATAAGCTGGTTGGATCGTCGTATTCGACCGGTATATCATTCCCTTGTCAACCGCGGGCGTTCGGCCTTTCTCTCAGGTCGATTGCTGGGTCTTTTGTTTCCAGTGATAGTCGTTGGCTTGGCTTTTTTTGTTCCCTATTATTTGCTAAAGGGGCTCGCTAGCATTCATCCGTGGCTGTCTTATATCGCCGAGGTTGTGTTGATTGCTACCACAATTGCTACGAAAGGACTGGCTCAGGCTGGGCAAAAGATTTATGCGGCTTTACAGAAGGGCGATCTAGGAGAAGCTCGATTTCAATTGTCCATGGTAGTAGGGCGTGATACAGAGCAGTTGGATGAGAAAGAAATTTCACGTGGCACTGTGGAAACAGTAGCGGAAAACATTGTGGATGCAGTAACCTCCCCCTTATTTTTTGCCATGCTAGGTGGGGCCCCGCTCGCTATGGCATATAGGGCGGTTAATACGCTAGATTCAATGGTAGGCTATAAAAATGAGAAATACTTACACCTTGGCTGGGCTTCCGCGCGGCTAGATGATATCTGTAACTATATTCCCGCTCGGATCACCTTTATCTTTTTAATCCTAGCAGCGTTCTTACTGGGAAAGGATTGGAAAGACGCCTGGAAAACAGGAATTCGTGATGCAAGCAAGCATCCAAGTCCAAATAGTGGCTGGAGTGAAGCGGCTGTTGCCGGTGCCCTACACATTCAACTAGGCGGAACCAATACCTATCAAGGGGTTGTTTCTCACCGTGCACTCATGGGGACACCAAAGGTGGAGCTTCAGGCAAAACATATTAAACAAACCATTCAGATTCTGTATGCAACCACTTTTTGCTATGCCTTATGCGCTTTCATTTTAAGAGGCTTGCTCTTATACTAA
- a CDS encoding GTP pyrophosphokinase, with translation MSEIKNIKARIPKKVLNRLVTILNPYEQVVDELKLKVKGIKYGFLKGGRYSPIEFVVGRVKKTDSLIRKALLRGIDFAQDDWEKRLCEEITDIAGIRVVCRYIDDVREVQNLLMEREDFVVHDVKDYITNPKESGYRSIHMIGDYTVYHGSEKKILPCEVQIRTLGMNFWATNEHELRYKYDGNIPSDVLEQLHIASTVTNQLDELMNSLRQEIMTPPELDTDMEEKLEEIFSLYVKQDFESAEALYKEHFIGYEEAFLDNPKFRMINELLSKRFGK, from the coding sequence ATGAGCGAAATTAAAAACATAAAAGCTCGCATACCCAAAAAAGTATTAAACCGACTCGTCACTATTTTAAATCCGTATGAGCAGGTTGTTGACGAATTAAAGCTAAAGGTAAAAGGAATAAAATATGGTTTTCTAAAAGGCGGACGCTACTCTCCAATTGAATTTGTAGTTGGGCGAGTCAAGAAAACAGATAGTCTAATACGAAAAGCCCTTCTTAGAGGCATTGATTTTGCCCAAGATGATTGGGAAAAAAGATTGTGTGAGGAAATTACCGACATCGCTGGTATCCGTGTCGTTTGTCGCTATATTGATGATGTGCGGGAAGTGCAGAATCTGTTGATGGAACGGGAAGATTTTGTGGTACATGACGTTAAAGACTATATTACCAATCCGAAAGAATCTGGCTATCGTAGTATTCATATGATTGGTGATTATACGGTGTATCATGGCAGTGAAAAGAAAATCTTGCCTTGTGAGGTACAAATCCGGACGTTGGGCATGAACTTTTGGGCAACAAATGAGCATGAATTACGCTATAAATATGACGGAAATATTCCTTCTGACGTATTAGAGCAACTGCATATTGCTTCAACTGTCACTAATCAGTTAGATGAGCTGATGAACAGTTTACGTCAGGAAATTATGACCCCGCCAGAGCTTGACACTGATATGGAAGAAAAATTGGAAGAAATCTTCTCACTTTATGTCAAACAAGATTTTGAATCTGCTGAAGCGTTATACAAGGAACACTTTATTGGGTATGAAGAAGCTTTTCTGGATAATCCAAAATTCCGTATGATCAATGAACTGTTAAGTAAACGGTTTGGAAAATAA
- a CDS encoding class II fumarate hydratase, with the protein MDERISKDTLGEVYIPRSVYYDAQTTRATHNFPISGLRLPRAFIKAQGIIKASAAVANTEVGNLPEHISGAIVTAAEEVINGKWDDQFVVDVYQAGAGTSQNMNANEVIANRAIEILGGQKGDFTLVHPNDHVNMAQSTNDTIHVAINISAVEMIKKELLPSLQRLHYALKQKARQFDPIIKSGRTHLQDAVPIRLGQEFGGYAAALVTAEKSIRHALLELYVIGIGGNAVGTGINAHPEYADRTLREIVLRTDLPFKKPRDRFAFMQNTLGAIQASHAVKELAIHLLKISSDLRLLGSGPRTGLGELILPAVQPGSSIMPGKVNPVMAEMMYMVCAQVIGNDATITAATMGAQLEINVMMPVIAYNLLHSIQILTNAMEVFRAKCIEGLQANAERCQYYVEQSTALATSLNPVIGYEKAAKIAKTAYQENKTVREIVARDTELTISEINELLNPERLV; encoded by the coding sequence ATGGATGAACGCATCAGCAAAGACACATTAGGTGAGGTATATATCCCACGATCTGTATATTACGATGCGCAAACCACACGCGCTACCCATAACTTCCCCATTAGCGGCCTTCGTTTACCACGAGCCTTTATTAAAGCACAAGGAATCATCAAGGCCTCTGCGGCTGTTGCAAATACAGAGGTGGGGAATTTACCCGAACATATTTCTGGCGCTATTGTAACAGCCGCAGAAGAAGTGATTAATGGCAAATGGGACGATCAATTTGTAGTAGATGTCTATCAAGCTGGTGCGGGTACCTCTCAAAATATGAATGCTAATGAGGTTATCGCAAACCGCGCGATTGAAATATTAGGCGGTCAAAAAGGAGACTTCACACTTGTCCATCCTAACGATCATGTGAATATGGCACAATCAACGAATGACACGATACATGTCGCCATCAATATTAGTGCTGTCGAGATGATAAAAAAAGAATTGCTGCCATCTCTTCAGCGACTTCATTACGCTCTAAAACAGAAGGCCAGACAATTCGATCCCATTATCAAATCAGGACGAACCCATTTACAGGATGCTGTTCCCATTCGACTCGGGCAGGAATTTGGTGGCTATGCAGCAGCACTCGTAACGGCTGAAAAAAGTATTCGACATGCTCTGTTGGAGCTATACGTGATTGGTATCGGAGGAAATGCGGTAGGTACCGGGATTAACGCTCATCCTGAGTACGCTGATCGAACATTACGCGAGATTGTGCTTCGAACAGACCTGCCGTTTAAAAAGCCGCGTGATCGGTTCGCTTTTATGCAAAACACCTTAGGAGCGATTCAAGCAAGCCATGCTGTTAAGGAGCTCGCGATTCATCTATTAAAAATCTCAAGCGACTTACGCTTACTTGGCTCAGGGCCACGCACTGGACTTGGCGAGCTGATCCTGCCTGCTGTTCAGCCTGGATCATCTATTATGCCAGGCAAAGTAAATCCTGTGATGGCTGAGATGATGTATATGGTTTGTGCCCAAGTAATTGGTAACGATGCCACAATCACAGCCGCTACGATGGGTGCTCAATTGGAGATTAATGTGATGATGCCAGTTATTGCATATAATCTGTTACATTCCATTCAAATTTTGACGAACGCAATGGAAGTATTCCGTGCAAAATGTATAGAGGGGCTACAAGCTAATGCAGAGCGTTGTCAGTACTATGTTGAGCAAAGTACGGCGCTTGCAACATCCCTTAATCCTGTAATTGGCTATGAGAAAGCCGCCAAAATCGCCAAGACTGCTTATCAAGAGAATAAAACGGTCAGAGAAATCGTTGCGAGAGACACCGAATTGACAATAAGCGAAATCAATGAGTTATTAAATCCTGAACGGCTCGTCTAA
- a CDS encoding D-alanyl-D-alanine carboxypeptidase family protein, translated as MKKWMKTFLAIGISLITFGIQPSYAAQPPALPLEEIKGEGAILMDGSSGTVLFEKNPQQYLFPASITKIATAIYAIENGNSNDIATVSNKARTVEGSRVYLAEGEQVSMRNLLFGLILNSGNDAAIVIAEHMAGSTEAFAEKVNAYLKEKVGVKHTHFTNPHGLHDENHYTTAADMAKIAQYAMKNPFLREIAGTKRYEWHQKEWDTVLVNHNKMLTTYEGTTGLKNGFTDQARNTLVVTAKRGDTELIAVTMKAPSNVVSYQDVHKMLDFGFANYESKKIVNAGQYLVYQPQNDTEKAANFYTDKDLFITVPKQTTYEQKLLSNGDLVLTLSNGEERRLHLQPEVLPTAVSTTEAGEQAPTHNPIALYGVVVFWALLNLFFILFFIRLLRAKRRTRRTNNVVLRKRAN; from the coding sequence ATGAAAAAATGGATGAAAACGTTCTTGGCAATCGGTATTTCTCTAATTACGTTTGGAATTCAGCCAAGTTACGCTGCGCAGCCACCAGCCCTGCCGCTTGAAGAAATAAAAGGGGAAGGTGCTATTCTCATGGATGGCTCGTCAGGAACCGTGCTATTTGAGAAAAATCCCCAGCAGTATTTATTTCCTGCTAGTATTACCAAAATCGCCACCGCTATTTATGCTATTGAGAACGGAAATAGTAATGATATAGCGACCGTTTCTAATAAGGCGAGAACAGTAGAAGGTTCCCGGGTTTATCTAGCAGAGGGTGAACAAGTATCCATGCGGAATTTACTCTTTGGATTGATTTTAAATTCAGGTAATGATGCTGCCATTGTGATTGCCGAACATATGGCTGGTTCCACAGAAGCATTTGCTGAAAAAGTGAATGCCTATTTAAAAGAAAAAGTGGGAGTGAAACATACTCATTTTACAAATCCACATGGGTTGCATGATGAGAATCACTACACAACTGCTGCTGACATGGCTAAGATTGCGCAGTATGCTATGAAGAATCCCTTCTTACGTGAAATTGCGGGTACAAAACGTTATGAATGGCACCAAAAAGAATGGGATACCGTGCTGGTCAATCATAATAAAATGCTAACCACCTATGAGGGAACGACAGGTTTAAAAAATGGCTTCACGGATCAAGCACGAAATACTTTGGTGGTTACAGCTAAACGCGGTGATACAGAACTGATCGCCGTTACCATGAAGGCACCATCTAATGTGGTTAGCTATCAGGATGTCCACAAAATGCTCGATTTTGGCTTTGCAAATTATGAATCAAAAAAGATCGTAAATGCAGGACAGTATCTGGTGTATCAACCCCAGAATGATACAGAGAAAGCAGCAAACTTTTATACGGATAAGGATTTATTCATCACGGTTCCCAAACAGACTACATACGAACAAAAGCTACTTAGCAACGGGGACCTTGTATTGACTTTATCCAACGGAGAAGAGAGAAGGCTACATCTGCAACCTGAAGTACTCCCGACAGCAGTGTCTACTACAGAGGCGGGCGAGCAGGCTCCTACTCATAATCCAATTGCTCTTTATGGTGTTGTCGTATTCTGGGCGTTACTTAACTTGTTTTTCATCCTTTTCTTCATTCGTTTATTACGCGCGAAACGACGTACGAGGCGTACGAATAATGTGGTGCTGAGAAAACGAGCGAACTAA
- a CDS encoding protein phosphatase 2C domain-containing protein: MRMETFTSKGIGFLNEDTLIVHPTLPLFGVVDGVTSLHGFMNDRKQTGGYLASTTIARYFTQIHRLIPLQEHISTANLLIRLHMQEAGIDLSSKQNLWGAAVGIVTIEKNGISYAQTGDCMIFAVYENDNVRILTRPQVEVVEERTLQKWCEGIENGLLSRTELSLFIRDLMIQNRELQNEPHGYGVLNGEKQAIEYVEYGRINRAGVKHVVIITDGLFWPLANQEKQDWSRMVHKIIEMGLENYAKALTKLEGSDPECVKYPRFKTSDDKTGIILTL, encoded by the coding sequence ATGAGAATGGAAACGTTTACTAGCAAGGGTATCGGCTTTTTAAATGAAGATACGTTGATTGTTCATCCAACCCTCCCTCTATTTGGTGTGGTTGATGGTGTTACTTCATTACATGGTTTCATGAATGATCGTAAACAGACCGGCGGATACTTGGCTTCAACAACCATTGCTCGTTATTTTACACAGATACATCGTCTTATTCCGTTACAAGAGCATATATCGACTGCTAATTTGCTCATACGCCTACATATGCAGGAGGCTGGAATTGATCTTTCTTCCAAACAGAATCTTTGGGGAGCCGCAGTTGGAATCGTGACAATCGAAAAGAACGGTATATCTTATGCTCAGACGGGAGATTGCATGATTTTTGCTGTATATGAAAATGACAATGTACGTATATTAACTCGTCCACAAGTGGAAGTTGTAGAAGAACGCACCTTGCAAAAATGGTGCGAGGGTATTGAGAATGGTTTACTATCTCGCACGGAATTAAGCCTATTCATTCGAGATTTGATGATTCAAAATCGTGAATTGCAAAATGAACCACATGGTTACGGCGTACTAAACGGAGAGAAACAAGCCATAGAATATGTGGAATATGGCAGAATAAATCGTGCGGGAGTAAAGCATGTGGTCATTATTACAGACGGATTGTTTTGGCCATTAGCCAATCAGGAAAAGCAGGATTGGTCAAGGATGGTTCATAAAATAATAGAGATGGGACTCGAAAACTATGCAAAAGCCTTAACAAAGCTAGAAGGAAGCGATCCAGAATGTGTGAAATACCCAAGATTTAAAACGTCTGATGACAAAACGGGTATTATTCTTACACTATAA